The Emys orbicularis isolate rEmyOrb1 chromosome 21, rEmyOrb1.hap1, whole genome shotgun sequence genome has a segment encoding these proteins:
- the LOC135893091 gene encoding immunoglobulin superfamily member 1-like, which translates to MASALTVLLLGREYPKPPICVSPSRVVALGGSVTILCEGLYPGMEFFLHKAGDPNPQVRSVPDGTVAEFPIANVSREHGGSYTCEYRPITDQNRTSHPSDPVEIIVEEPSYPKPNISLSPSEGVSLGGAVTVWCWGQHQDVRFVLNKERRHFPPVDSDGFQAVFPISNVSREDGGNYSCSYHSRSEPFAVSYPSDPVELVVRDPSLPRPSIALSPTGVTAPGADVTIRCQWQRRDVMFFLHKAGDLNPQRQMDPAGDGAEFLIPTVGRQHGGNYSCSYRNRSEPFVSSQPSDPLQLVVAGGSVSSTAPVLTRPIIAGVSAASAGLLLLLLLLAFVCYRRTRGRKGPAPRQSRESEAAATVYALMGEGKQLNVLPQEHDPGAEGLTYAELDGQALQAKRGGPAPAPEPVLYATINVSQGPEG; encoded by the exons atgGCGTCTGCTCTCACCGTCCTCCTCCTCG GGCGAGAATACCCCAAACCTCCCATCTGCGTGAGCCCCAGCAGGGTGGTGGCGCTCGGGGGAAGCGTCACCATCCTCTGTGAGGGTTTGTACCCGGGCATGGAGTTCTTTCTGCATAAAGCTGGAGACCCGAACCCGCAGGTGCGGTCGGTGCCTGATGGGACCGTGGCTGAATTTCCCATCGCCAATGTCAGCCGGGAACATGGAGGGAGCTACACCTGCGAATATCGCCCCATAACGGATCAGAATCGCACATCTCATCCCAGCGACCCCGTCGAGATCATTGTAGAAG agcccagctacCCCAAACCCAACATCTCCCTGAGCCCCAGCGAGGGGGTCTCCCTGGGGGGAGCCGTGACTGTCTGGTGTTGGGGGCAGCACCAGGACGTGCGGTTCGTGCTGAATAAAGAGCGACGCCATTTCCCACCTGTGGATTCGGACGGGTTTCAGGCTGTGTTTCCCATCAGCAACGTGAGCCGGGAGGACGGCGGGAACTACAGCTGCTCCTATCACAGCAGATCGGAGCCGTTCGCCGTGTCGTACCCCAGCGACCCCGTGGAGCTGGTGGTGAGAG ATCCCAGCTTACCCAGACCCTCCATCGCTCTGAGCCCCACTGGGGTCACCGCCCCAGGGGCAGACGTCACCATCCGGTGTCAGTGGCAGCGCCGGGACGTGATGTTCTTCCTGCACAAGGCCGGAGACCTGAACCCACAGCGACAGATGGACCCTGCTGGGGACGGGGCCGAGTTCCTCATCCCCACCGTGGGCCGGCAGCACGGAGGGAACTACAGCTGCAGCTACCGGAACCGATCAGAGCCCTTCGTCTCCTCGCAGCCCAGCGACCCCCTGcagctggtggtagcag GTGGATCGGTATCAAGCACAGCACCGGTTCTGACCCGCCCCATCATCGCCGGGGTGAGCGCAGCGTCCGccggcctcctcctcctcctcctcctcctggccttCGTCTGCTACAGAAGAACCCGAGGAA GGAAAGGACCAGCCCCGAGACAGAGCAG GGAGTCCGAGGCTGCAGCCACAGTCT ACGCCCTCATGGGTGAAGGGAAGCAGCTGAATGTCCTG ccccaggagcACGACCCCGGCGCCGAGGGACTCACCTACGCCGAGCTGGACGGTCAGGCGCTGCAGGCCAAGCGGgggggcccggcccctgcccccgagCCTGTCCTGTACGCCACCATCAACGTGAGCCAGGGGCCTGAGGGGTAG